A window of Mangifera indica cultivar Alphonso chromosome 11, CATAS_Mindica_2.1, whole genome shotgun sequence contains these coding sequences:
- the LOC123229265 gene encoding high mobility group B protein 2-like encodes MKGGKAKSDAKSSRLAVNKKPTKAAGKKAGKAAKDPNKPKRPASAFFVFMEEFREHYKKDHPKNKSVAAVGKAGGEKWKSMSDADKAPYVAKAEKRKADYEKELKNYNKRQAEAPKAEDEEESEKSMSEVNDEDDEEEGSGEEDDDE; translated from the exons ATGAAAGGAGGTAAAGCCAAGTCAGATGCCAAGAGCTCAAG GCTTGCTGTGAACAAGAAGCCTACAAAAGCAGCTGGAAAGAAAGCGGGAAAGGCAGCTAAAGATCCAAACAAGCCCAAGAGGCCGGCTAGTGCCTTCTTCGTTTTCAT GGAGGAGTTCCGTGAGCACTACAAGAAGGACCACCCTAAAAACAAATCAGTAGCCGCT GTTGGTAAAGCTGGTGGAGAGAAATGGAAGTCCATGTCTGATGCT GACAAAGCACCATACGTTGCCAAGGCAGAGAAACGCAAGGCTGATTATGAGaaagaattgaaaaattacaacaAGAGACAG GCCGAAGCCCCAAAGGCAGAGGATGAAGAGGAGTCTGAGAAGTCAATGTCAGAGGTgaatgatgaggatgatgaagaGGAGGGCAGTGGCGAG GAGGACGATGACGAGTAG
- the LOC123229263 gene encoding pentatricopeptide repeat-containing protein At2g01860 codes for MKVLLNAQIRYSPRVEICDAHEISAYGSVPLTRMNCMFLSINLYSKMPSITVMAQSRRRTHHRKVPKNLLNPRRTKLPPDFGINLFLKKPSAECDPAQKYFDYDEEDKGGGDESEDEEQENDSVWEPEELEAISSLFRGRIPQKPGMLYRERPLPLPLPHKLRPLRLPTSKKHFKLACPKITSSRASISERVYKNPNFLINLAREIKGLSSNEDVSVVLDKCGRFLRKGSLSLTIRELGHMGLPERALQTFCWVQKQPHLFPDDKVLASTVEVLARHRELKVPFDLEKFTSLASRSVLEAMVRGFIRGGNLRLAWNLVCAAKDSKRMLDSSIYVKLILELGKNPDKYMLVMTLLDELGQREDFNLSQQDCTAIMKVCIRLRKFDVVESLYHWFRQSGRDPSVVMYTTLIHSRYSEKKYREALTVVWDMEASNCLFDFPAYRVVIKLFVALNDLSRAVRYFSKLKEAGFSPAYDIYRDMIKIYMVSGRLAKCKEVCREAGLVGFKFDEQMASRFVAN; via the coding sequence ATGAAAGTCTTGTTAAACGCTCAAATTCGATATAGCCCACGTGTGGAAATATGCGACGCCCATGAAATTTCAGCTTATGGGTCAGTTCCATTGACGAGAATGAATTGTATGTTCTTATCCATCAATCTGTATTCCAAGATGCCATCTATAACTGTGATGGCACAGTCAAGAAGAAGAACTCATCACAGGAAAGTACCAAAGAATCTTCTCAATCCCCGGCGCACCAAACTGCCCCCTGACTTTGGGATTAACTTGTTTTTGAAGAAACCAAGTGCTGAGTGTGACCCAGCTCagaaatattttgattatgatgagGAAGATAAAGGAGGAGGAGATgaaagtgaagatgaagaaCAAGAGAATGATTCTGTTTGGGAACCAGAAGAGCTTGAAGCTATATCGTCTCTTTTTCGGGGAAGAATTCCTCAAAAACCCGGAATGCTGTATAGAGAAAGGCCTCTGCCACTTCCACTTCCTCATAAGTTAAGGCCACTTAGGCTTCCCACTTCAAAGAAGCATTTTAAATTAGCTTGTCCGAAGATAACCTCTTCGCGGGCATCTATATCTGAGCGGGTGTACAAGAACCCAAATTTCCTCATCAATTTAGCTAGGGAGATCAAGGGCCTTAGCTCAAATGAGGATGTGTCCGTAGTTCTTGACAAATGTGGTAGATTCTTAAGGAAAGGGTCGTTATCGTTAACAATTAGAGAATTGGGTCATATGGGGCTTCCTGAGAGAGCTTTGCAGACTTTTTGTTGGGTTCAGAAGCAGCCTCATCTTTTCCCAGATGATAAGGTATTGGCTTCAACAGTTGAGGTCTTGGCAAGGCACCGTGAATTGAAAGTGCCATTCGATTTAGAGAAGTTCACTAGCTTGGCTAGCCGGAGTGTGTTAGAGGCAATGGTGAGGGGTTTCATTAGAGGTGGAAATTTGAGGCTTGCTTGGAACCTAGTGTGTGCTGCCAAGGATTCCAAAAGAATGCTGGACTCAAGCATTTATGTGAAGCTGATATTAGAACTTGGTAAAAATCCCGATAAATACATGCTTGTCATGACCTTACTAGACGAGCTTGGACAAAGAgaagattttaatttaagtcAACAAGACTGTACGGCTATCATGAAAGTCTGCATAAGGCTACGTAAATTTGATGTTGTGGAGAGTCTCTATCATTGGTTCAGACAATCTGGAAGGGATCCAAGTGTGGTTATGTATACTACTCTGATTCACAGCCGTTATTCTGAGAAGAAATACAGGGAAGCATTGACAGTTGTTTGGGATATGGAAGCTTCAAATTGTCTCTTTGATTTTCCAGCTTATCGAGTTGTCATAAAGCTTTTTGTTGCTTTAAATGATCTCTCGAGGGCTGTGAGATACTTTTCAAAGCTCAAGGAAGCTGGTTTCTCCCCAGCATATGACATATACCGGGACATGATTAAAATATACATGGTTTCTGGGAGATTGGCGAAGTGTAAGGAGGTTTGCAGAGAAGCAGGGTTAGTAGGATTCAAGTTTGATGAACAGATGGCCTCTAGATTTGTTGCAAATTGA
- the LOC123229262 gene encoding transport and Golgi organization 2 homolog: protein MCIAAFIWQAHPLYPLLLLQNRDEYHQRPTKPVGWWDGGEILGGRDELAGGTWLACSRKGRVAFLTNVLELHTLPEAKSRGDLPVLFLESTKSPIEFAQQLVTEVHQYNGFNLILADMLSKTMVYVSNRPKGEPITIQEVCPGIHVLSNAKLDSPWHKAQRLGLNFKELLINYGDGELPVKEMTEKLMRDSIKADESRLPGICSLDWEYSLSSVFVEVETPLGRYGTRSTVALTIEESGQASFYEKYLEKDTWKEKTVKYYIPKLK, encoded by the exons ATGTGTATAGCTGCGTTTATTTGGCAAGCTCATCCTCTTTACCCTCTTCTTCTCCTGCAAAACAGAGATGAATATCATCAGAG GCCTACGAAGCCGGTGGGGTGGTGGGATGGAGGTGAAATTTTAGGAGGGAGAGATGAACTTGCTGGAGGGACATGGTTAGCCTGTTCAAGAAAAGGCAGGGTGGCTTTTCTCACCAATGTGTTGGAGCTTCATACCCTTCCTGAGGCGAAGAGCCGAGGAGACTTGCCTGTGCTTTTTTTGGAG AGTACAAAGAGTCCGATTGAATTTGCACAGCAACTGGTAACAGAGGTTCATCAATACAATGGGTTTAACCTGATACTGGCTGACATGCTTTCCAAGACTATGGTTTATGTCTCCAATCGACCCAAAGGAGAACCCATTACCATTCAAGAAGTTTGCCCAGGCATTCATGTGCTTTCAAATGCAAAACTTGATTCACCCTGGCACAAG GCTCAGCGTCTGGGGCTGAATTTTAAAGAACTGTTGATTAATTATGGGGACGGTGAATTACCTGTGAAAGAGATGACTGAAAAACTGATGAGGGACTCAATTAAGGCGGATGAAAGCAGGTTACCTGGTATTTGTTCACTTGATTGGGAATATAGTCTAAGTTCTGTGTTCGTTGAAGTAGAGACCCCACTG GGACGCTATGGCACAAGAAGCACTGTTGCGTTGACAATAGAAGAAAGCGGGCAAGCAAGCTTTTATGAGAAGTATCTTGAAAAGGATACATGGAAGGagaaaactgtgaaatactatATTCCGAAGCTGAAGTAG